The sequence ttttcacaTCCAGTTAATTAGGTTGCacaggccaacgtttcggtccacaaaCAGACCTTAATTACCGCTGGACTGTGGAGAAAGAAGTGTGTGAGTTCCTGGATGTTGGCGTCAGTGATGTTGGAGGAACACAGACATCCAAGAACTCACACACTTCTTACTCAGCACTCCAGTCTTGATCAAGGTCCGTTTGTGGACCAAAATGTTGGCCTGTGCAACTTGAATTAACTGGATGTGAAAATAAATTAATCTACTAATCTAATACCAAGTTGAGCACtcaatccattcacttgaattgagcAGGTACTTCTGAGACGAAGTACAGCATCCAGAACAAACCGCTGAACGgtcagggtgtcggaccctcaccaatcagatattcatctgatgataggtcatcaatatatgtgaCCGGGCAATCCTTTTAATGTCTTTATTTCTCAAACTGTATATTATGGGGTTAATCAATGGCgtaaatacagtatataacagaGATAAGATTTTATTAAGAAGCCAGGTTTGTCCACCTTTTGGAAGaacataaacactgaagagactgAAGTAAAATATGGAGACCACAATGAGGTGGGAGctacaggtggagaaggctttctgTCTACCAGTACTGGATGGGATCCTTAAGACTGCTAAAACAATGTAAGTATAAGACATTACAATGATTGTGGTTGGGATTATTACAATTGGTATGCCCGTGACATAAATTTCCAAATGAACAATAAAGGTGTCAGAACAGGAAAGTTCTAATAGGGGGACAATGTCACAGAATACATGGTCAATGATATTTGGCCCACAAAACATTAGTTTGAATGGTGATATGCTGACAATAAATGAAACAAAATAACCCAACAACCAGCAAATAGTGACTGATTTAACACAGAATTCATAAGTCATGGTAGAGGAGTAATGGAGGGGATTACAGATggccacatatctgtcataagacATCACAGAGAGAAGAAGACATTCAAATGCTTCTGagccagcaaaaaaataaaactgagccaTACAACCAATAAAACCGATGGTTCCTCCATTATTTAGTAGAATGTGGAGCAGGTTGGGGACAATATCTGTGGTCAATAAGATGTCACTGATGGACAGTTGTGAGATGAAAAAGTACATTGGAGTGTGGAGGTTCTTGCTGGTGGACACCAGGGTGATGATCAAGAGATTCCCACATACTGTGGCAccaaaaacaagaaaaaacagaAGGAATAGAATATTTCTCAAAAGTTGGCTGCATTGAAATCCTAAGAGGAGAAACTCTGTGACCACAGTCCCATTTGTCTGCAAGTAGAAtaagaaaacaaagaaaatcTAAGTAGACTTCAAATTGCATTATACCAAGTTTTATTTTCGTAGACACATAGGAATACGTTTTTTACATCAACAGGATATGGACAGCAATCTGTATATTGTGAGCCTAAATGTCTCATCCTTGCAATTGAttacagtattaaaggggttgtctcacgtcagacattgggagcatatcgctaggctatgcccacaattagtgatgagtgaatcgaagtccacaaagtggacttcaatccgaattttaggataaatttgattcattgcaaagccaaatttcctcttgcttcgtggtagcgaattgaactgaaacagaaaaaaaaaaatcatccttacctgatccattttgcTTGC is a genomic window of Bufo bufo chromosome 1, aBufBuf1.1, whole genome shotgun sequence containing:
- the LOC120989656 gene encoding olfactory receptor 11L1-like — protein: MDQTNGTVVTEFLLLGFQCSQLLRNILFLLFFLVFGATVCGNLLIITLVSTSKNLHTPMYFFISQLSISDILLTTDIVPNLLHILLNNGGTIGFIGCMAQFYFFAGSEAFECLLLSVMSYDRYVAICNPLHYSSTMTYEFCVKSVTICWLLGYFVSFIVSISPFKLMFCGPNIIDHVFCDIVPLLELSCSDTFIVHLEIYVTGIPIVIIPTTIIVMSYTYIVLAVLRIPSSTGRQKAFSTCSSHLIVVSIFYFSLFSVYVLPKGGQTWLLNKILSLLYTVFTPLINPIIYSLRNKDIKRIARSTGDDA